A single region of the Acidobacteriota bacterium genome encodes:
- the hppD gene encoding 4-hydroxyphenylpyruvate dioxygenase: MGATEQTQPAFVGRSAEAADDFCPILGFDHLELYVGNAKQSAAYYCHAFGFECTAVRGLETGERTRASYLVEQGDIRLVLTSGLHSSHDAARSVSRHGDSVAVIALSVPSVDEAFSAAVSRGARPAAWPAVASDDHGELRHASIRLYGDCVMQFIERGEYGGVFGPGFEAAPEVPGAARRRGCGLHTIDHVVANVELGRMNEWARFFSRVLGFNQLIHFDDEAISTEYSALMSKVMQDGSGVIKFPINEPAEGRRKSQIEEFLDFHEGPGVQHIACRTDDILGTVSRLRENGVEFLHVPRNYYDDLEQRVGEIDEPIDRLAELGVLADRDEDGYLLQIFTKPVEDRPTLFYEIIERHGARGFGEGNFKSLFVALEREQAARGNL; the protein is encoded by the coding sequence TTGGGAGCTACAGAACAGACACAGCCCGCGTTCGTCGGCCGAAGCGCGGAGGCCGCGGACGACTTCTGTCCGATTCTCGGCTTCGACCACCTGGAGCTCTACGTCGGCAACGCGAAGCAGTCGGCTGCGTACTACTGCCACGCGTTCGGATTCGAGTGCACCGCGGTACGCGGGCTCGAGACCGGCGAGCGGACGCGCGCGTCCTACCTGGTCGAGCAGGGCGACATACGCCTCGTACTGACCAGTGGGCTTCACTCCTCCCACGACGCCGCCCGGTCGGTCAGCAGGCACGGCGACTCGGTCGCGGTGATCGCGCTCTCGGTGCCAAGTGTCGACGAGGCGTTCTCCGCCGCGGTTTCGCGGGGTGCGAGGCCCGCGGCTTGGCCGGCAGTCGCCAGCGATGACCACGGCGAACTTCGTCACGCTTCGATCCGTCTCTACGGCGACTGCGTGATGCAGTTCATCGAGCGTGGGGAGTACGGGGGCGTCTTCGGGCCCGGCTTTGAAGCGGCGCCGGAAGTGCCGGGCGCCGCCCGGCGCCGGGGCTGCGGGCTGCACACGATCGACCACGTCGTGGCCAACGTCGAGTTGGGACGGATGAACGAGTGGGCGCGGTTCTTCTCGCGCGTCCTGGGTTTCAACCAGCTCATCCACTTCGATGACGAGGCGATCTCTACCGAGTACTCGGCGTTGATGTCGAAGGTGATGCAGGACGGTTCGGGGGTCATCAAGTTCCCGATCAACGAGCCCGCCGAGGGCCGCAGGAAGTCCCAGATCGAGGAGTTCCTCGACTTTCACGAAGGGCCCGGCGTGCAGCACATCGCCTGTCGAACCGACGACATTCTCGGCACCGTGTCCCGGCTGCGTGAGAACGGGGTCGAGTTCCTTCACGTCCCGCGGAACTACTACGACGACCTCGAGCAGCGGGTCGGAGAGATCGACGAGCCGATCGATCGCCTGGCCGAACTCGGTGTCCTCGCCGACCGCGACGAGGACGGCTACCTGCTGCAGATCTTCACCAAGCCGGTCGAGGACCGGCCGACGCTCTTCTACGAGATCATCGAGCGACACGGGGCGAGGGGATTCGGTGAAGGCAACTTCAAGAGCCTGTTCGTGGCGCTCGAACGGGAGCAGGCGGCAAGGGGCAACCTGTGA
- a CDS encoding homogentisate 1,2-dioxygenase — protein sequence MSYYLRAGEIPHKRHTQFRKPDGSLHHEEVMGIHGFSGVQSILYHLHPPTAVERIGERAGNGLKLEYAGPLRHRLIRAAKAPERGDAVSGRLPLLANRDLVLSVARFREPMDYWYRYAHGDELLFVHEGHGVLETQFGRLDYRPGDYLVLPTGVIWRLLPRADEAQRMLSVEAAGHIEPPRRYVNRYGQFLENSPYCERDIRPPEWAEPRDEEGEFEVRLKARGGTTRYLYRRHPMDVVGWDGHLWPYAFNIEDFEPITGRVHQPPPVHQTFDGPGFVVCSFVPRLFDYHPQAIPAPYNHSNVDSDEVIYYVEGDFMSRRGVERGALTVHPNGIPHGPHPGAYEGSIGKERTEELAVMVDTFRPLQLTAAAADLEDEGYAYSWRT from the coding sequence GTGAGCTACTACCTGCGCGCGGGCGAGATCCCGCACAAACGCCACACCCAGTTCCGCAAACCCGACGGCTCGCTTCACCATGAAGAGGTCATGGGAATTCATGGCTTCTCGGGAGTTCAGTCGATCCTCTACCACCTGCATCCTCCGACCGCGGTCGAGCGGATCGGGGAACGCGCGGGCAACGGTCTGAAGCTCGAGTACGCGGGTCCTTTGCGGCACCGGTTGATCCGCGCCGCCAAGGCGCCCGAACGGGGAGACGCGGTGAGTGGCCGCCTGCCCCTGCTCGCCAATCGTGACCTCGTGCTCTCCGTGGCCCGTTTCCGGGAACCGATGGACTACTGGTACCGGTACGCCCATGGCGACGAGCTGCTGTTCGTTCACGAAGGCCACGGCGTGCTGGAGACTCAGTTCGGGCGACTCGACTACCGGCCGGGGGACTACCTGGTGTTGCCGACCGGCGTGATCTGGCGCCTCCTCCCGCGAGCGGACGAGGCTCAGCGGATGCTCTCCGTGGAAGCCGCGGGTCACATCGAACCGCCGCGGCGCTACGTGAACCGGTACGGGCAGTTCCTCGAGAACTCGCCGTACTGCGAGCGGGACATCCGTCCGCCGGAGTGGGCCGAGCCGCGGGACGAGGAAGGCGAGTTCGAGGTCCGGCTGAAGGCCCGCGGTGGGACGACACGCTATCTCTACAGGCGCCATCCGATGGACGTGGTCGGGTGGGACGGCCACCTTTGGCCGTACGCCTTCAACATCGAGGACTTCGAGCCGATCACCGGCCGCGTCCATCAGCCGCCGCCAGTGCACCAGACCTTCGACGGGCCCGGGTTCGTCGTCTGTTCCTTCGTGCCGCGGCTGTTCGACTACCACCCACAGGCGATTCCCGCTCCCTACAACCACTCGAACGTCGATTCGGACGAGGTCATCTACTACGTCGAGGGCGACTTCATGTCGCGTCGTGGCGTGGAGCGCGGAGCCCTGACCGTGCATCCGAACGGCATTCCGCACGGTCCCCATCCCGGCGCCTACGAAGGGTCGATCGGCAAGGAGAGGACCGAGGAGCTGGCGGTCATGGTCGACACATTCCGGCCGCTGCAACTCACCGCCGCCGCTGCCGACCTGGAGGACGAGGGCTATGCCTACAGCTGGCGCACTTGA
- a CDS encoding phenylalanine 4-monooxygenase — protein MPTAGALDLAPRERAAGRDLTTGRAGFIEGAQSRGELFIEQPYELYSEPNQRTWRRLYRALAGRWEQHAHPRFLDGVSRLALDPDRIPRLADINRFLEPLSGFVARAVSGYVPAYLFFDCLRRREFPTTITIRDGERLDYLPEPDIFHDLAGHVPMHTDPAFADVLVRFGEAARTAALVARDGDCGRVESALKALARFFWFTIEFGLMRRPDGSGLCAYGSGLLSSAGEIVHALDSPRVQRAPFQLEWVVNQSFEIDSLQPLLFVVDGFDHLEQEVRRLERWLRAGRLDNVAPGEPAVSREDLRSFLQPGSAGT, from the coding sequence ATGCCTACAGCTGGCGCACTTGATCTGGCGCCTCGCGAACGGGCGGCCGGGCGCGATCTGACGACCGGCCGGGCCGGTTTCATCGAGGGGGCCCAGAGCAGGGGCGAGCTGTTCATCGAGCAGCCCTACGAGCTGTATAGCGAGCCGAACCAGCGGACCTGGCGGCGTCTGTACCGGGCGCTCGCAGGGCGCTGGGAGCAGCACGCTCATCCGCGTTTCCTCGACGGCGTGAGCCGTCTGGCGCTCGACCCGGACCGGATTCCGCGCCTTGCCGACATCAACCGGTTTCTCGAGCCGCTGAGCGGCTTCGTGGCCCGGGCGGTCAGCGGCTACGTTCCGGCCTATCTGTTCTTCGACTGTCTTCGCCGGCGCGAGTTCCCGACCACGATCACGATCCGGGACGGCGAGAGGCTCGACTACCTCCCCGAGCCCGACATCTTCCACGATCTGGCGGGACACGTTCCGATGCACACGGACCCGGCGTTCGCCGATGTCCTCGTCCGTTTCGGCGAGGCGGCGCGGACGGCGGCGCTGGTCGCCCGGGACGGCGACTGCGGCCGGGTCGAGAGCGCTCTCAAGGCCCTGGCGCGGTTCTTCTGGTTCACGATCGAGTTCGGCCTCATGCGGCGTCCCGACGGCAGCGGCCTCTGCGCCTACGGCAGCGGCCTCCTGAGTTCGGCGGGTGAGATCGTCCACGCATTGGACTCTCCCCGTGTGCAGCGGGCGCCGTTCCAGCTCGAATGGGTCGTGAACCAGAGCTTCGAGATCGACTCCCTTCAGCCTCTGCTCTTCGTCGTCGACGGCTTCGACCATCTGGAGCAAGAGGTACGCCGTCTCGAGCGCTGGCTGCGCGCCGGACGGCTCGACAACGTCGCCCCGGGCGAACCGGCTGTCAGCCGGGAGGATCTGCGGTCCTTTCTACAACCGGGAAGCGCCGGCACCTAG
- a CDS encoding amidase translates to MSEPSPVISTEPAPALDAAYWSANAAATAIRTRRISSREYLEHLLDRVDRLNPPLNTVVTLDAERARREADAADRAIADGSEVGPLHGVAMTIKDSFQTIGMRTTSGAPELSGHIPQVDAVPVARLRAAGAVVFGKTNLPIYAGDTQSYNEVFGQTNNPWNLERTPGGSSGGSAAALAAGLTPFELGSDIGGSIRGPASTCGVFGHKPSYGIVPALGQIPGPPGTLTQADIAVAGPMARTVEDLELGLDLLAGPDEWHAPGYRLELPPPRHENISDYRVAVWFEEASCPIDERVRERLETAAEALEAAGATVDREARPDFTFDYATRVFGQLLGAAMCGGFSHQEIEELAVRGLREEEEGALAARWASQRHRAWLSSNERRLQMRRKWHEFFKEWDAVLLPCLPTTAIPHDHSEPMGARRITVNGEQRAYGEQTLWVGLTGVAYLPATVIPAGTASDGLPVGLQIAGPFLEDRTTLDLARRLSREIGGFERPPGY, encoded by the coding sequence ATGAGCGAACCCTCTCCCGTCATCTCCACCGAACCGGCGCCAGCCCTGGACGCGGCGTACTGGTCCGCCAACGCGGCGGCCACCGCCATCCGGACCCGCCGCATCTCTTCTCGCGAGTATCTCGAGCACCTGCTTGACCGCGTTGACCGCCTGAACCCGCCGCTCAACACCGTCGTCACGCTCGACGCCGAGCGTGCCCGGCGCGAGGCGGACGCCGCCGACCGGGCCATCGCGGACGGCAGCGAAGTCGGACCGCTCCACGGCGTCGCGATGACGATCAAGGACTCCTTCCAGACGATCGGCATGCGCACGACCTCGGGTGCGCCCGAACTCAGCGGCCACATCCCGCAGGTAGACGCGGTACCGGTCGCCCGCCTCCGGGCCGCCGGCGCGGTCGTCTTCGGCAAGACGAACCTGCCGATCTACGCGGGCGACACGCAGAGCTACAACGAGGTCTTCGGGCAAACGAACAACCCCTGGAACCTCGAGCGGACACCCGGCGGTTCCTCGGGCGGTTCCGCCGCCGCGCTCGCCGCGGGCCTGACTCCGTTCGAACTCGGCAGCGACATCGGCGGTTCGATCCGCGGCCCCGCCTCGACCTGCGGCGTCTTCGGTCACAAACCGAGCTACGGCATCGTACCGGCGCTTGGCCAGATCCCAGGGCCGCCAGGCACCCTGACCCAGGCCGACATCGCCGTGGCCGGGCCGATGGCGCGCACCGTCGAAGACCTGGAACTCGGCCTCGACCTCCTGGCTGGGCCGGACGAATGGCACGCTCCCGGCTATCGGCTGGAACTGCCGCCGCCTCGCCACGAGAACATCTCGGACTACCGGGTCGCGGTGTGGTTCGAGGAAGCCTCCTGCCCGATCGACGAGCGCGTGCGGGAACGCCTCGAGACCGCCGCGGAAGCCCTGGAGGCGGCCGGCGCCACGGTCGATCGCGAAGCCCGACCCGACTTCACCTTCGACTACGCGACGCGCGTCTTTGGCCAACTCCTCGGAGCCGCCATGTGTGGCGGCTTCAGCCACCAGGAGATCGAGGAACTGGCCGTGCGAGGCCTGCGCGAAGAGGAGGAAGGCGCGCTCGCCGCACGCTGGGCCTCGCAACGCCACCGCGCCTGGTTGTCATCCAACGAGCGCCGACTCCAGATGCGGCGCAAGTGGCACGAGTTCTTCAAGGAATGGGACGCCGTGCTCCTGCCCTGCCTGCCGACGACCGCGATTCCCCACGACCACAGTGAACCGATGGGCGCCCGCCGCATCACCGTCAACGGCGAACAGCGCGCCTACGGCGAACAGACGCTCTGGGTCGGACTCACCGGAGTCGCCTACCTGCCCGCGACGGTGATTCCGGCCGGCACGGCAAGTGACGGCCTGCCGGTCGGCCTTCAGATCGCAGGACCGTTCCTGGAGGATCGCACGACCCTCGATCTCGCCCGCCGCCTTAGCAGGGAGATCGGCGGCTTCGAGCGGCCGCCGGGCTACTAG
- a CDS encoding VWA domain-containing protein, whose protein sequence is MAALAFGHPAAAQEPDALSSSEVAFGEEIDVRVVNLQVVVEDGEGHRVSGLTADDFLVLVDGEEVEVEYFTEISRGRARPMSGADAPPAVGGGDVVATHYVLFVDDERSLRALRRPVLRGFADRLGLLDPADRVAVVVQTDGRLELLSPFTTDRGATSAALEELDRGRRFRGLLDSRRILRTFTGGGGGTAAYFRDAGPQSHASEAAADLVARGGGVSAHVDRNAGGEALLDSRAVVSEGLGAAGAIVASDLVFANMKPDSFEQEARASILEQDLSLSVDAVVSAMRALDPPEGRKVLLLLPGYWPTGEFRPSGRSAGLRTDLELLDGLIDTANLLGYTIYPMDQQTGSPNMRLWQNLRYVARDTGGIAFMAGSNISALELVASDTSNYYWLGFAPEYRRDDRVYDIEVQVQHPGVLVRARRGYLDLSRATEADMEAQRHLLFRQQTEEDVAPLRVRTGATRSLRGKRMNVPVDVAIPIGTFTAVPWNGRYVQRLEVRFATIDHDGWRAEQPAIPLHLRHDTAPSPDSVQWFRADVEMRHLPHTLVVTVHDPVSRQTASARIEVKP, encoded by the coding sequence GTGGCCGCCTTGGCTTTCGGGCATCCGGCGGCGGCCCAGGAGCCGGACGCATTGTCCTCATCTGAGGTCGCTTTCGGCGAGGAGATCGATGTCCGCGTTGTCAACCTCCAGGTCGTCGTCGAAGACGGCGAGGGACACCGCGTGTCAGGGCTCACGGCAGACGATTTCCTGGTACTGGTCGACGGTGAGGAGGTCGAGGTCGAGTACTTCACCGAGATCTCCCGGGGACGTGCGCGACCGATGTCTGGCGCCGACGCGCCGCCGGCCGTGGGTGGTGGCGACGTCGTGGCCACGCACTACGTGCTCTTTGTGGACGATGAGCGTTCGCTGCGGGCCCTGAGACGGCCGGTGTTGCGAGGCTTTGCGGACAGGCTCGGCCTGTTGGATCCGGCCGACCGGGTGGCTGTGGTCGTCCAAACCGACGGACGCCTCGAGCTCCTGAGTCCGTTCACGACGGATCGCGGGGCCACGTCCGCTGCGCTCGAGGAGCTCGATCGGGGGCGACGCTTTCGAGGCCTCCTGGATTCCCGGCGAATCCTCAGGACATTCACCGGAGGAGGTGGTGGAACGGCCGCGTACTTTCGCGATGCCGGGCCGCAGAGCCATGCGTCCGAAGCCGCGGCCGACCTGGTGGCTCGAGGTGGTGGCGTCTCAGCACACGTGGACCGCAACGCGGGAGGGGAGGCGCTGCTCGACAGCCGTGCGGTCGTTTCCGAGGGCCTGGGGGCCGCGGGAGCGATCGTGGCGTCCGACCTGGTGTTCGCCAACATGAAGCCCGACAGTTTCGAGCAGGAAGCGAGGGCTTCGATCCTTGAACAGGATCTGAGCCTTTCGGTCGATGCCGTGGTCTCGGCGATGCGGGCGCTCGATCCACCCGAAGGACGTAAGGTGCTTCTACTCCTGCCCGGCTACTGGCCGACCGGGGAGTTCCGGCCGTCCGGCCGGAGTGCCGGGCTGCGGACCGACCTCGAGTTACTGGACGGACTGATCGACACCGCCAACCTGCTCGGTTACACGATCTACCCGATGGACCAGCAGACCGGTTCGCCGAACATGAGGTTGTGGCAGAACCTGCGCTACGTCGCGCGCGACACAGGTGGCATCGCGTTCATGGCGGGGAGCAACATCTCGGCTCTCGAGCTGGTCGCAAGCGACACGTCGAACTACTACTGGCTGGGTTTCGCGCCGGAGTATCGGCGCGACGATCGCGTGTACGACATCGAGGTCCAGGTCCAACACCCGGGTGTCCTGGTGCGGGCCCGCCGCGGCTATCTGGATCTGTCGCGGGCTACCGAGGCCGACATGGAGGCTCAGCGACATCTCCTCTTTCGGCAGCAGACGGAAGAAGACGTGGCCCCGCTGAGGGTGAGAACCGGCGCGACCAGGTCCCTGCGCGGGAAGAGAATGAACGTGCCGGTGGATGTCGCGATCCCCATCGGGACCTTCACGGCGGTGCCGTGGAACGGCCGGTACGTGCAGCGATTGGAAGTTCGCTTCGCCACGATCGATCACGACGGCTGGCGGGCGGAACAGCCGGCGATTCCCCTCCACCTGCGTCACGACACCGCGCCTTCCCCGGACAGCGTGCAGTGGTTCCGCGCCGACGTGGAGATGCGACACCTTCCGCATACCCTGGTGGTCACGGTTCATGATCCCGTGTCGCGCCAGACGGCGAGCGCCCGCATCGAGGTGAAGCCATGA
- a CDS encoding VWA domain-containing protein: protein MSFSRSSLVLAAALILVWTQPAGAQPPSRETDTPPPELFFGEEIDVRVVNLEVVVEDRSGNRVHGLEADDFRIFVDGVEVDVDYFTEILESRAVESRGGEAPPAIGDGDSVPTNYLLFVDDDHTHVAFRRPVVRGFANQLANLGLRDQVAVVVQSRRRLQVLSPFTTDRRRTRAALAELERGRSFGGALRSPRLIDQSRFAENRESGVVAGARVDEDLTSVAADLPFASMDLPSAASEARAESLARDLEFSVTAVSSTMRSLDVPDGRKVLLLLAGDWPVGTFRLAGQGIGLRSDWSILDALIDTANVLGYTIYPVDQQKRPSLMRWQNLRQIAEQTGGRAYVAGANLGALRRVSEDTSDYYWLGFVPEYRRDDRAHEVRVELRRPGLRVRSRSGYVDLSRRAEADMETQGRLLFPDETRTHGEPVLRVEIGEPEPTGPFRRKMLVPVTVYIPVGYFPVFPFEGRFLTRLELRFAVVDRNGQQARMPVIPLNLAGGTQPAPDAVVPYEAVLTLRRRPHDLLVSVHDPVSRQTVSVRTQVRSRMDPMTTGGSP, encoded by the coding sequence TTGAGCTTCAGTAGGTCTTCACTCGTACTTGCGGCTGCTCTGATTCTCGTCTGGACGCAGCCGGCAGGAGCGCAGCCTCCTTCCCGGGAGACGGACACTCCGCCCCCCGAACTCTTCTTCGGCGAGGAGATCGACGTCCGGGTGGTCAATCTGGAGGTCGTCGTTGAGGACCGGTCGGGCAACCGGGTGCATGGGCTCGAGGCGGACGACTTCCGGATCTTCGTGGACGGCGTCGAGGTCGATGTCGACTACTTCACGGAGATCCTGGAGAGCCGCGCCGTGGAGTCGCGTGGCGGCGAGGCGCCGCCGGCGATCGGCGACGGCGATTCCGTGCCGACGAACTACCTCCTGTTCGTGGACGACGATCACACCCACGTCGCGTTCAGGCGGCCGGTTGTCCGCGGGTTCGCGAACCAGTTGGCGAACCTCGGCCTGCGGGACCAGGTCGCGGTCGTCGTGCAGAGCCGCCGCCGGTTGCAGGTCCTCAGTCCGTTCACGACGGATCGTCGGCGGACCCGCGCTGCGCTGGCGGAACTCGAGCGCGGGCGCTCCTTCGGCGGTGCGCTCAGGTCGCCGCGCCTGATCGACCAGTCGCGCTTCGCCGAGAATCGGGAGAGCGGTGTGGTGGCGGGCGCCCGGGTTGACGAAGACCTGACGTCCGTCGCCGCGGACCTCCCGTTCGCGTCGATGGACCTGCCGAGCGCGGCGAGCGAGGCGCGGGCGGAGAGCCTGGCGCGGGATCTCGAGTTTTCGGTCACCGCGGTCAGTTCAACGATGCGGTCGCTCGACGTGCCGGACGGCCGCAAGGTGCTTCTGCTGCTGGCGGGCGACTGGCCGGTCGGCACGTTTCGGCTGGCGGGCCAGGGGATCGGCCTCCGCTCGGACTGGAGCATCCTCGACGCGCTGATCGACACCGCCAACGTCCTCGGTTACACCATCTATCCGGTGGATCAGCAGAAGCGGCCGAGTCTGATGCGCTGGCAGAACCTGCGGCAGATCGCGGAGCAGACGGGCGGCAGGGCCTACGTGGCCGGGGCGAACCTTGGAGCGCTCCGGAGAGTCAGCGAAGACACCTCGGACTACTACTGGCTCGGCTTCGTGCCGGAGTACCGCCGCGACGATCGGGCGCACGAGGTGCGGGTCGAACTCAGGCGGCCTGGCCTGCGGGTGCGTTCGCGCAGTGGCTACGTCGATCTCTCGCGCCGGGCCGAGGCTGACATGGAAACGCAGGGTCGGCTGCTGTTCCCCGACGAAACCCGCACCCACGGCGAGCCGGTGTTAAGGGTGGAGATCGGCGAGCCGGAACCGACCGGACCGTTTCGCCGCAAGATGCTCGTGCCGGTGACCGTCTATATCCCGGTGGGCTATTTCCCCGTGTTTCCCTTCGAGGGTCGGTTCCTGACCCGGCTGGAACTCCGCTTCGCCGTCGTCGACCGGAACGGACAGCAGGCGCGGATGCCGGTCATTCCGCTCAACCTGGCCGGCGGGACACAGCCGGCGCCGGATGCCGTCGTGCCCTACGAGGCCGTCCTGACCCTGCGCCGGAGGCCGCACGACCTCCTCGTCTCCGTCCACGACCCGGTGAGCCGCCAGACCGTCAGTGTGCGGACGCAGGTCAGGTCGCGGATGGACCCGATGACCACCGGAGGGTCTCCTTGA
- a CDS encoding VOC family protein, translating to MSLIDGVGGAFIFSEDPKRLADWYADHLGIEFEGSEEFGAFYVRYVAADPDDAAWVMDTTFAIMKAKRPVPRMSPNEGTEQGDMYGDQPFMINLRVRDLDAVLQHLAERGVEPLRRDDEGYALFAWIRDAEGNRVELYQPRPDAA from the coding sequence TTGAGCCTGATCGACGGCGTCGGCGGCGCCTTCATCTTCAGCGAGGATCCGAAGCGGCTCGCCGACTGGTACGCGGACCACCTCGGCATCGAGTTCGAGGGGAGCGAGGAGTTCGGCGCCTTCTACGTCCGCTACGTAGCGGCCGACCCGGACGACGCTGCCTGGGTCATGGACACGACCTTCGCGATCATGAAGGCGAAGCGGCCGGTACCGCGGATGTCTCCCAACGAGGGGACGGAGCAGGGGGACATGTACGGCGACCAGCCCTTCATGATCAATCTGCGGGTGCGCGATCTCGACGCGGTGCTGCAGCATCTCGCGGAACGGGGAGTCGAGCCGCTGCGCCGTGACGACGAGGGCTACGCGCTGTTCGCGTGGATCCGGGACGCGGAGGGGAACCGCGTCGAGTTGTACCAGCCGCGTCCCGACGCGGCGTAG
- a CDS encoding peroxiredoxin, with amino-acid sequence MLLAAASFASAPASGASPAVGDAAPDFTLPSTDGTEVTLSSFAGQKNVVLAFFPKAFTGGUTMEMNRYQAGISDFTDSDSIVFGISADKLEDNKKFAADLGLDFALLSDVDAKVINQYGGTMEQYAGLAKRVTYVVGKDGRIAYIGEGGDAMDPAGAKAACQGLE; translated from the coding sequence ATGCTTCTGGCCGCCGCCTCCTTCGCTTCCGCACCCGCAAGCGGCGCCTCACCGGCGGTCGGCGACGCGGCCCCCGACTTCACGCTGCCCAGTACCGACGGCACCGAGGTGACGTTGTCGTCGTTCGCTGGCCAGAAGAACGTTGTGCTCGCCTTCTTCCCCAAAGCTTTCACCGGCGGATGAACGATGGAGATGAACAGATACCAGGCTGGTATCTCCGACTTCACCGACAGTGACTCCATCGTCTTCGGCATCAGCGCCGACAAGCTGGAGGACAACAAGAAGTTCGCCGCCGACCTGGGACTCGACTTCGCGCTTCTCAGCGATGTCGACGCCAAGGTGATCAATCAGTATGGCGGGACGATGGAGCAATACGCCGGTCTCGCCAAGCGTGTGACCTACGTGGTCGGCAAGGACGGCAGGATCGCCTACATCGGCGAAGGCGGCGACGCGATGGACCCGGCCGGTGCGAAGGCCGCCTGCCAGGGACTCGAATAG